In Lentisphaera araneosa HTCC2155, a single genomic region encodes these proteins:
- a CDS encoding arylsulfatase: MYKALLFIFFLVGFNAMAKKQPNIIYLMLDEWGYFESSHMNNKYLITPNIDQFATEGMRFTNAYAGAPTCGPTRAVLLTGKHMGHTSMRTNDGYSAIRADETTLGSMLKKKGYVTGGFGKWGVGARGTSGVPENHGFDQFFGYYDQVHAHTYFPEYLIHNSKEFPLKGNSNKDRYNGETHAQNVIFDESIKFIKKNKDVPFFCYLPWTPPHGHWGIKKDDPSWQLFKDRPWTAGQSRDTDSRGYAAFMHMVDRQIGEIASLLKELDIDDNTVFFLCGDNGGSDYFKTKDHPHGFFAPNLNPETGERFRAGKRSLYEGGLKVPMYVRWPGKVKASSVSDHLFYFPDIMPTLADIAKTDPPETDGLTILPTLLSKDGQKNHKFMYWEYYRQTALRMDQWKLYRTDKKSSWELYDLSKDIQELHNIAKDHPQVLQEMIALTEVAHEPIRPGIIYDKQLALKDRPKSKTK; this comes from the coding sequence ATGTACAAAGCTCTACTCTTTATATTTTTCTTAGTCGGCTTCAATGCCATGGCCAAAAAGCAGCCCAATATCATCTACCTCATGCTCGATGAATGGGGCTACTTTGAAAGTTCTCACATGAACAATAAGTACCTCATCACCCCAAATATCGATCAATTCGCGACCGAGGGCATGCGCTTCACTAATGCCTACGCAGGAGCCCCAACTTGTGGACCCACCCGCGCAGTATTGCTCACGGGAAAACACATGGGGCATACTTCCATGCGTACGAATGATGGCTACTCTGCCATTCGTGCTGATGAAACTACCCTCGGTTCCATGCTCAAGAAGAAGGGCTACGTCACTGGAGGCTTTGGCAAATGGGGCGTGGGTGCACGAGGGACTTCCGGCGTTCCCGAAAATCATGGCTTCGATCAATTCTTTGGTTATTACGACCAAGTGCATGCTCACACTTATTTCCCAGAATATCTCATCCATAATAGCAAAGAATTTCCCCTAAAAGGCAATTCAAATAAAGATCGCTATAATGGCGAAACTCACGCACAAAACGTCATTTTTGATGAGTCCATCAAATTCATCAAGAAAAACAAAGATGTCCCCTTCTTCTGTTATCTGCCCTGGACTCCTCCTCATGGTCATTGGGGCATTAAGAAAGACGATCCCTCTTGGCAACTTTTTAAAGATAGGCCTTGGACTGCTGGGCAGAGCCGTGATACTGATTCACGAGGCTACGCAGCTTTCATGCACATGGTTGATCGCCAAATCGGTGAGATCGCCTCACTCCTCAAAGAACTCGACATTGATGATAATACCGTATTCTTCCTCTGCGGTGATAATGGTGGCTCTGACTACTTCAAAACAAAGGATCATCCCCACGGTTTTTTTGCCCCAAATCTCAATCCCGAAACTGGCGAACGTTTTCGCGCCGGAAAAAGATCACTCTATGAGGGTGGACTCAAAGTCCCCATGTACGTTCGCTGGCCTGGAAAAGTTAAAGCTTCATCAGTGAGTGATCACCTCTTCTATTTCCCCGATATCATGCCCACACTTGCGGACATCGCAAAAACCGATCCACCCGAAACCGATGGCCTCACGATCTTACCTACACTCCTATCCAAAGATGGACAAAAAAATCATAAGTTCATGTACTGGGAATACTATAGGCAAACCGCGCTGCGCATGGACCAATGGAAACTCTACCGCACAGATAAAAAGAGTTCATGGGAACTCTACGACCTCTCAAAAGATATCCAAGAACTCCATAATATTGCCAAAGATCACCCCCAAGTTCTTCAAGAAATGATTGCCCTCACTGAAGTGGCTCATGAACCCATTCGTCCCGGCATCATCTACGATAAGCAATTAGCTTTAAAAGATCGTCCTAAGAGCAAAACGAAATAA
- a CDS encoding sulfatase, translating into MKYILKLLLSLPALLCADQKPNIILINVDDMGWTDIGSLGSEYYQTPNLDRLIANGIKFSNAYAGAANCAPSRACLISGQSSPRHGVYTVGSSERGKPEQRKLIPTPNQIFLPPNTRTIGHAMSDAGYETITLGKWHVGEDPLLQGFKYNVGGCHLGGPYNGGYHSPFKFPNCEAKEEGTYLTDYITGRAIDFIKDNAQKPFFMYFPFYAMHSPLQAKKDKVAKFKNIKTSKAHNNAIYAAMLESLDENIGRLVKVLEEFKLDKNTLIIFTTDNGGVWKFSKNWPLRAGKGSYFEGGIRVPTFAYWPGKIKAGSSSDIPITALDMYPTLLDIAESAKKEKKILDGASFKELLFGQAPKFDPQRPLVWHFPIYLQAGYNECHDMAFRTRPGSIIRIGDWKLHQYFEDGRFELYNLKDDLSEQNNLAAKHPEKVEKLLAQLNKWRQDMKAPIPRELNPQYKGQ; encoded by the coding sequence ATGAAATATATCCTAAAACTCCTCCTTTCTCTACCGGCTCTACTATGTGCTGATCAAAAACCCAATATCATTCTCATCAATGTCGATGATATGGGCTGGACTGATATTGGAAGCCTGGGCAGTGAATATTATCAGACGCCCAATTTGGATCGGCTGATTGCCAATGGCATAAAGTTTAGCAATGCTTATGCGGGTGCCGCAAATTGTGCCCCGAGTCGAGCTTGTCTCATCTCTGGCCAATCCTCTCCCCGGCATGGAGTCTATACAGTTGGTAGTTCTGAACGTGGCAAGCCTGAGCAGCGCAAGCTTATTCCGACTCCAAATCAAATATTTCTTCCCCCAAATACGCGAACAATTGGTCACGCCATGAGCGATGCCGGTTACGAAACTATCACACTAGGCAAATGGCATGTGGGTGAAGACCCGCTTCTACAAGGCTTCAAATACAATGTGGGCGGCTGTCATTTGGGTGGTCCCTATAATGGTGGTTATCACAGTCCCTTTAAATTCCCCAATTGTGAAGCCAAAGAAGAAGGCACCTATCTCACAGACTACATAACTGGTCGCGCGATTGATTTCATCAAAGACAATGCGCAGAAACCCTTTTTCATGTACTTCCCCTTTTACGCTATGCATTCACCTCTTCAGGCTAAAAAAGATAAAGTGGCAAAGTTTAAAAATATCAAAACTTCAAAAGCTCACAATAATGCCATCTATGCCGCCATGCTCGAATCTCTCGATGAAAATATTGGCCGCTTAGTCAAAGTACTAGAAGAATTCAAACTCGACAAAAATACTCTCATTATTTTTACCACTGATAATGGCGGCGTTTGGAAGTTCTCCAAAAACTGGCCCCTACGTGCTGGCAAGGGTTCCTACTTTGAAGGAGGTATTCGCGTTCCAACTTTTGCTTATTGGCCCGGAAAAATCAAAGCGGGCTCCAGCAGTGACATCCCAATAACGGCCTTGGATATGTACCCAACGCTTCTTGATATTGCGGAAAGCGCAAAAAAAGAAAAGAAAATCCTCGATGGCGCAAGCTTTAAAGAATTGCTCTTTGGTCAAGCTCCAAAATTTGACCCCCAGCGCCCTCTTGTCTGGCATTTCCCCATCTATCTCCAAGCAGGTTACAATGAATGCCACGACATGGCTTTTCGTACCCGCCCTGGTTCTATTATTCGCATTGGTGATTGGAAACTGCATCAATACTTCGAAGATGGTCGCTTTGAACTCTACAATCTCAAAGATGATCTCAGTGAGCAAAATAACCTGGCGGCTAAACACCCCGAGAAAGTCGAAAAACTTCTCGCTCAACTCAATAAATGGCGCCAAGACATGAAGGCCCCCATACCAAGAG